A region of the Roseobacter denitrificans OCh 114 genome:
GCGACGCGCTTATGATCTGTGTGCCGACACCGCTGGACAAGATGCGCGAACCTGACCTGAGTTTTATCATATCCACGATGGAAACGATTGCGCCCCACCTGAGGGCCGGTCAGATATTGGCGTTGGAAAGCACCACGTGGCCTGGCACCACGTATGAGGTTCTAAAGCCCTACATCGCGCGCACCGGCCTGACTGTGGGTACTGATTTCTTCCTTGTCTATTCGCCGGAACGCGAGGATCCGGGCAATGCCGATTTCAACACGCAGTCAATCCCCAAAGTACTGGGGGGCGATACGCAGGCGTGCCGTGACGTGGGCGTCGCCCTTTACAGCGCATTCATCGACCAGGTTGTTCCGGTCAGTTCCACCAAGGCCGCGGAAATGACCAAACTGCTTGAGAACATTCAGCGGGCCGTGAACATCGGGCTGATGAACGAGATGAAAGTCGTCGCGGATGCGATGGACCTTGATATCCACGAAGTCATTGATGCCGCTGCGACCAAACCATTCGGGTTTGTCCCGTATTATCCCGGTCCCGGCATTGGCGGGCATTGCATCCCGATTGACCCGTTTTATCTGACGTGGAAAGCGCGGGAATTTGGTCTGCACACACGATTTATCGAGCTTGCGGGTGAGATCAACGCATCGATGCCGTCCTATGTTGTCAACAAACTCATCCGAGCCTTATCCGAGCGTGGCAAGGCGTTGAAGGGCGCAAAAGTCATGGTTCTGGGGATCGCCTACAAACGCGATATCGAAGATGTGCGCGAAAGCCCCTCCGTGCTGATCATGGAGTTGTTGCGCGACTGGCATGTCGACCTTTCCTATTCCGACCCGCATGTGCCGGTATTCCCCGTGATGCGTGAACATCAATTCGATCTGTCATCGACACCTTTGACCCCTGAAACCCTTGCAGAGCAGGATGCCGTTCTGCTGCTGACGGATCACACGGGTTTCGACTATGATATGATCGCCGAACATGCGCCTTTGCTGATCGACACACGGGGCGTTTATCGCCGTCGCGGCCAAAACGTTCCCACGGCGTAATGGCGCGCAGTCGGCGCCATACCCCAACCCATCTGGTGCGTAGCAGCTATCGCCACTACCCCAAGGCAGATTTCGGGAAGTAGAAGCTTACCACCCAATTGGGCATGTCCACGATTTCCGATATCCGCAAGTCGCCCGCAACGCTGCACAGCATGTAAGCCTCAACGGGTGCAATGCCGCAGGTCGCGCAGATCCAATCAATCATCTGTCGGACCGCATCACGCGATGACTGCATAAGGTCAGGACCGATGCCCGTCGTGATCCGGTATCCTTGCTGGTCAATATGATTGGTGACGGGGCCGCTGGTTTCGAGCCGTGGGAAGGGGGATTGCGTGCCTTTTATCAGATCGACCTTGATCTCAACATCCATCGGGCTTTCGATGGCGGTGCCGCAGATCTCGCCGTCGCCCTGTGCCGCATGGGTGTCACCGAGTGACAGCAAACCACCCGCTACCTCGACCGGCAGGTAGAGCGTCGTGCCCAAACAATTGTCGCGGATGTCCAGATTGCCGCCCACGCGGCGCGGCGGTACGACGCTGTGCTGCCCTGCTTCGGCCAGCGCCAGCCCGATCGTCCCGACGAAGGGTTTCAACGCAACCTGACCGAAGGGCGCGAATACGGCGGGTCTGGCAAGCCCGGTGTCGTAGGACCAGACATGCAGGGCCGGATCGGGAAAGTCATCGGCCAGCAGCCCGAAGCCCGGAATATTCGCCGTCCAGCCCCAGCCCGAGGCATGAAAGGCCTGAAAAGTGATCGCGACGGTATCGCCCGGTTCGGCCCCCTCCACGTAAATCGGGCCGGTTACCGGATTGACCTTGTCAAAATCCAGCGCCTTCAGATCATCCAGGGTCGCCTGCGCATGCAATTGCCCGCCGGAGGCATCTATCGTCTCAACCGCGATGGTCTCTCCGGGGGCCACGCTGAGCACGGGGTCGATCGCATTGTCCCAGCCAAGGTGATGGTGGTGCTTGTGGATCGTGTGATTGCAGCTCATGTTTGGCCTCCGCTTCGGTGACATGCTGATCGTTGTGGGTGCGTTATGGATCGTGACCAGATTACCGCGTCCATGGCAAAAGGACAGTGCGCCGGTATGCGGGTCATGCGCTCAACCTCACGGGTCCGTGTTTTTCATAGGCCTCCAGCGGTGAAGGATTGGCAGGCGAGGGGGTGCCGCCGAAATGGGCGATGATCCCGGCCACGGCATTGAGCGAGGTTTGCACAGCCCCCTCGACCCATGCAGGCGTCCAGCTAACGCCATCTCCGGCGAGGAAAATACCGCGTTCGCGCGCGGGCATGTCGCTTTGTACGAAATGCCCGAACATGCGGTGATTATAGCGGTAGTGGCCGGGCAAAGCGCCTTTGAAAGCGCCAAGGAAATTCTGATCCGCCTCCCAACTGACGGTGATCGGATCGCCCAGAATATGGCTGCGGATATCCACGTCGGGATAGATTTTCGCCAAGGCCGCGAGGGCCAGTTCCACGCGTTGCTCAACCGGCAGGGGCAGCACCTTGAGCGCGTCGGTCATCCAAGCGTAGCTGAGGCAGATCACCGAGGGTTTGTCCGGCCCGTTGTCAAACAGATAGGTGCCCCGCGTCATCCGGTCCGTGAGGGTCATCGACATCGTATCACGGCCCGTGACGGGGTGTTTGTCTTTCCAGAAGGGGCGATCCACCATCACGAAGGTCTTGGCCGATTGCATGTAGCGGGTCCGGTCCAGCGCCATCCACAGGTCTTGCGAAAACAGGGATTCTTCGGTGTCGATCTGCGTGCTTAGCAGATGCGTCTGACAGGTGACGAGCACGGCGTCAAACCCTTCCGCACGCCCCCAGGCATCCGTGACCTCGATCTGGCCAGCGTCCAGCCGCCGGATGCGCTTGGCGCCCGAGCGCGTCGCCCCGTCATTGAGCGATCGCAGCGATGTGCCGGCGGGCCAGTGGACAAGGCGGTCGGGTTTATGCTGCCAGAGCTTGCGCGGCACCTGTTCCACCCCACCAACCATATAGCGTTGGTGATCGTCACATTCGGTGACGTTGACGCGCAGGATCTCCAGCATGGAATTGGGAAAATCACTGTCCCAGCCGCCCGTGCCGAAACCGACCTGCCCGAACACCTCGCGGTGGTGAAAAGTAAGCTTCTTGAATGCCTCGGAGGAGGCCACGAAGTCATAAAAGGTACGCTCGTCCCATGCGGTGACAATCGGGTTCCAGATTTCCTTGATACGCGGGATGTCGCGGTCACGTATCGCCTGTTTCAGGGCGCTGAAATTGGCCTCCTGTTCCAGTGCGGCGTCATAGGCCTGCGCGACCTCATGAAAGAGCGGTGGCAAGTCCTGCAAGGTCTGCGCGTAATAGGTCTTGCCCAGCAGGTCGATCACCGTTGATCCCGCAGCGGGGGTCAGCGGGTTGGGGAAGGGTTTGCTTTGAATGCCGAGCAGATCAACATAATGGTAGAACCCGGTGCTGGAGACGGGAAACCGCATGCCGCCTAATTCCGCGATGACGCCTTCGGCACCTTCGAAAGGTTGCGAGCGCAGGCGCCCGCCGAATTGACCGGGTTCAAACAGGATCGGGCACAGGCCAAGCTTCATCAACTCATAGCCCGCGATTACCCCAGCAGCACCCGCGCCGATGATGGCGACGTGCGCGCCGTGCGCTGCGGCAGGCAAAGTGGCCAGCCCGTCGGGATGCGCGATCCAGTCGTCATAGGCAAAGGGAAAGTCGGGTCCAAAGACGGTGACAGGCTTCATGTGATGTCTCCATAAAGGTCAGGGCGACGATCCTGCAGATGGGTTTGCGATTGCCGTGCACGCGCGAGGTCCGCCCGGTCGAGGGTCGCAAAGAGCATCGCTTCTGCCTTTTCTGCTCTCACATGATCCTGGCCGTCCGGCCCGGATAGACAGGACAGGCCATTATAGGTGAATTGCGCTTCGGCCCCGATGTAGTTGCAATAGGCCACGTAAACGCCGTTTTCCTCTGCGCGGGCCGGGACCAGACGTGTGTTGATGCTGTCAAAGGGTTCCATATTGGCGGTGGGTGTCAGGATAACCTCGGCTCCGCGCAGCGCCAGCGATCTTATCAGTTCGGGGAATTCAACGTCATAGCAAATCGCGAGGCCGACCTTCCAACCCGCTAAGTCAAAGACCTCTGACAGTGCGGCACCCGCGCTGAACTGCGCGCGATCCACATCCCCGAAAAGATGCGTTTTGTGATAGCGGGCGACCTGCGTGCCCGTGTTGTCGATGACCACGCAGGCGTTATGGGGCAGGGGGGGCGCGGGCAGGGTCAGGCCCACGACCAATGCGATGTCCTGCGTCTTGGCAATCGACGTGAGGCTGTCCAGCACCTCTGCGGCATGATCTGCATGTGTGGCGATGCGCTCCGGCCCGATGTTATACCCGCCCACGAACATTTCAGGCGTGATCAACACATCCGCCCCTTGCGTGGCGGCGGATGTCGCAGCCTCGCGCAGCGCCGTCAGTGCCGCGGCGATGCCTGTTCTCGGATGGGTCTGCCACAGCGCGAGTTTCATCGGGTATCCTCAGTACGTGTCGGCATAGGCGGCACATTTCGCATCGGTGTCCATGTCCGCCAGATGTGCGATCTCTGCGCGTTTGTGCGCGAGGTAAACTTGGGCAAATTGCGTCGGGAACCAGCCTCTGACCGTATCACTGGTGGCAAAGGCATCAAGGGCGGCTTCCAGCGTTTTGGGCAAGCGCGTGAAACCGCGCGCGCCCAATTCAGCAGGCGAGAGCAGCGACAGGTCTTCTTGTGTTGCGGCAGGCGCGCTCAGGCCGTCCTCGATCCCCTGACAGCCCGCATGGACCACCGCCGCCAGTGCCAGATGGGGGCAGGCGGCGGCATCCGCTGCGCGGTATTCGATGTTGAACTGCCGCGCGACGGAGGCAGGGTCCCGCGTTGTGACGGGACACACCCGCAACGATGCCTCGCGGTCGCGAAAGCCAAGGTTGTTATAGGCCGCCGACCAGCGGTGCGGCGTCAGACGTTCATATGACACCACAGACGGAGCTGTGAGCGCGAGGATATTGCCCATGTATCTTAACACGCCGGCGGCGAAAGCGTCTGTCAGCTTGGACATGCCGCACGGGCCGTTTTCGTCATGGGTCAGCGGCGCGCCCTCATCATCGCGGAAACTCATGTGGATGTGCACGCCGTTCCCCACGGAGGCGACGTCAAGGATCGGGGCAAAGGTTGCGGCCTCTCCCAGATGGGTGGCCGCAGAGCGGGTCAATTCACGCAGGATGACCGCCTGATCGGCGGATTTGATGCCGATTTCCGGGGCGACGACGACCTCAAACTGGTTGGGGCCGTATTCCTTCATGACACTGTCCGGGGACAGCCCCGCCTGTTTCAGCGCCCCCATCAGGGTTTCGAGCAACGCGCGCTGGCGCTCAAAGGCGCCGCGCCCGAAGCCTTGGTTGGGCTGGCCTGTGCCCTTCAGTTGAAACTCATGTTCAAAGGCGGAAAACAGGCGCGCGCCCGACAGGCGGTGCAGCCTGTCGAGAGCGTCGCGCAGAATGTGCCGGGTGCAGAAATCCCAAGGTGCGCCGTCCAGAGTTACGATATCGCCAAGCATGAAATGCTCCGCCGGGCACTCACCAAAGGCGACCTTCACGTCGCAAGCGGGATCAGGCACCAGCAGCAGATCCCCCAAAGAGCCGAAAGGGCTGTCGGCGATACTGTCAAAGCAGGTAATCTGCACGTTCGTTGGCACCCAGCCCACACCACGCTTGAGCCGTTTTTCAAGCTGATCTGCGGGAAAAGCCTTGCCGCGTACCTTGCCTGCGATGTCGCAGGTGGCGGCGAAAATCAATGGCATCGGTGTCATTCAATACTGTCCTTTTTGGTGACGCGCAGCTTGTCCCAGCTTTCGATCCGGTCCTTTGTATGCGCCCAGTTGTCTTCGGCAATGCGGGTGACGATCGCCTCTGTAATGGCGAGGGCGGAGGAATAGGTGTCCCACAGGGTGCCGGATTCGATGGGCACGGGTAAAACGTCAGAAGCATGCCGCGCGACGGGCGAAATCCACTTGTCGGTCATGACCACAACACGCGCTCCCCGCTCGTTGCGCGCCAACCCGGCAAGGGATGCCAGCGCCTTTTGATAGCGGCGAAAGTCCACAACGAAAAAGATATCCCCCCCCTTCATCCGCAGCAGGTATTCCGGCCATGTTTCCGGATCAGACGGCAGATGATAAACACCCCGCCGCGCCTGACGCAGGTGAAAGGACAGATGGGCCGCAATCGTGTCGCTGATCCGCCCGCCAATCACATAAATACTGTGTTTGGGGTTGGCCAGCAGCGCGCAGACCCGGTTGAACTGCTCTTCGGTAATCGCGTCACCGGCGATGGCCATTTGCGCGCTGGCTTTCGCCAGAAAATCAGACAGGTAGTCGCCTTCAATATGGCGATCACCCACGTGCATCTCGACCGGGCTGCGGTCGCCGTCTTTCAGTTCGGCGATCAGCGCACGGTGGAACTCCTGATACCCGGAAAGGCCGATCTTGGTCATGAAACGCGAAATCGACGGGGCGGATACCTCTGAGCGTTTGGCAAGATCCTGAATGGAGGACAGCCCTGCATAGGGGTAGTCCGAAAGGATCGCCGCCGCCAGTTTGCGCTCACCTTTGGTGAAGGTGTCGGAGGCTTGTTCTATTTTATATCTGATCTGCATATGAGGCATGCGTCTGCTCCGGTTAGGTATAGCGTGAGTGAAAAAATAATTTCAGTCAATTCAATTCTCTTGACTTTGGAAGTTTTCATTCGTCTACTTTCTGCAACTTGTGGGGAACGCCTTGACTCAATCAAACGCCATCGACGCGTCACATGCGCGAAATGCACGCCAGGGGACTGGTCCGCTGTTGGGTGCGCAGGATCCCGCGCCAATTGAAGTGTGCCATGCGGAGTCCGCCGCGCCGTTGCTGCTGTTGTGTGAACATGCCGGTCAGGTCGTGCCGCAAGCCTTGGGCGGTTTGGGGTTGCCTGAGGGGGCAATAGACGGGCACATCGGCTGGGACATCGGTGCGGAAAAGCTGGCCCGTGCGCTCGCGGAACGGCTGCAGTGCCCGCTGATCCTGCAACGCTACAGCCGCCTTGTGATTGACTGCAATCGGCCGCCCGGGTCCGAAGGGTCCATTCCGACGCTCAGCGATGATGTGCCTGTGCCGGGAAACATGGGGCTGACGGCCCATGACCGTCATCTGCGCCAGCAAGAGATTTTTGATCCGATGAACGATGCGATCACTGCTGCTTTTGAAACGCACCCCCGGCATACGGTGTTTTCCATCCATTCCTACACGCGCCACTTTCAGGGCGAAGACAGGCAGTGGGATGCGGGGTTTCTGACCCGGCAGGATGTAAAGACCGCGCAGGGTCTGATGTCGTCGATCTCAAACGCCGCGCCGGAACTGACACTGGCCCTGAACCAACCCTATCAGATTGATGACGCCAGTGATTGGTTCATCCCCCAGCACGCCGAGGCACGTCGGTTGCAACACGCGTTGATCGAGGTGCGCAACGATCATTTGCGCGATGCTGACGGTGTGGCGCGCTGGGCCGGTCTGTTGGCCCCTGCGATCCGGTCCATTCTGGAGGATACCCCATGACCCTGACCCGAAATGTGCCCCTGGTTCCAGAGCAATCCGCGCTGTTGTTCATTGACGTGCAGAACTTTGCCGCGCACCGCGAAGGCGGTGAATTCAAAGATCTGGATGCGGCGGAGTTCACGTCGAAATACGGGTGGTTCTTTGATGAGCTGGACGCGCGCGTGATTCCAAATATGCAAGCGATCCAGACCGCCAGTCGCGCGGCGGGCATCGAGGTGATGTATACCACGATCGAAAGCCTGACGCTGGATGGGCGCGATCGGTCGCTGGATTACAAGATCACCGGGTTCAACGTGCCCAAAGGGTCATGGGACGGCAAGGTCATCGACCAGATCGCGCCGCGCGGCGATGAAATCGTGCTGCCGAAATCCTCTTCCTCGGTCTTTGTGTCGACCCATATCGACTATGTGCTGCGCAACCTCGGCGTCAAGCAATTGGTGCTCTGCGGTCTGATCACGGATCAATGCGTGGAAAGTGCGATCCGCGATGCTTGCGATCTGGGCTATCTGGTCACACAGGTTGTGGATGCATGCCTGACCTACACGCCGGAGCGGCACGAAAATTCGCTCAGCACCATCAAAGGTTATTGTCGTCAGGTGACCACGGCGGATTTGCTGGCAGAACTGGGCGGGCTGTGATGACCACGTTCACTCAGAAGCAACAGGCCCGCAGGAGGGTCGCATGCTCGAGTTGAACGGCATTGATAAATCCTTTGGTGGCGTGCACGCGGTGCGCAACGTCTCTCTGACACTTGCTGCCGGAGAAGTGCGGGGCCTGATCGGGCCGAATGGTGCGGGCAAATCCACGCTCGTCAATCTGATCTCCGGTCTGCTCGTGCCAACGGCGGGTACGATCACGCTTGAGGGTCAGCCCATAACCCGTCAAAGCGCCCACGAGCGTGCCCGCAAGGGCATTGCACGCACGTTTCAGAACCTGCGCGTTTTTCCAAGCCTGACCGTCGAGCAGAACATAGATGTGGCGCGCTATGCGGGTCGGGGTGCGCCCTTGCCCGAGGCGGCGATTGATGAATTCGGGCTGCGGCGCAAGCTGACACAGCGGGCCAATGCCCTGTCCTACGGCGATCAACGACGGCTGGAAATCGTACGGGGGCTGGCGTTGCGGCCCAAGGTTCTGATGCTGGATGAACCTGCGGCGGGCATGAACGAAGAAGAGACCGAAGCCCTTGGGCGGGCGCTCACATGGGTGCAGCGTGAGGCGGAATGTGCGCTGTTCGTAATCGACCACGACCTGAAGTTCATCATGAACCTGTGCGAGCGGATTACCGTGCTCGACATGGGCGCGATCATTGCCGAGGGCACCCCCGAAGAGGTCACCAAGAACCCAAAGGTTGTCACCGCCTACCTCGGAGAAGACGCAGGCACTGACGCCTGAGTCCAAGAAACCAACATCAAGGAGAACGTAATGAAAAAGTCCATAATCACCGCGCTGGCATGCACCGCATTGGTGACACCCGCCTTTGCCCAAGACACCATCAAGATTGGCCTCGGCGTGCCGATGACCGGTGACTATGCGCCCTATTCCGAATGGCAGGGGGCCCGCTGCATGGCTGAAATGATCAACGCAGATGGTGGCGTTGACGGCAAGATGATCGAGATTCTGGTGCAGGATTCCGGTGCTGACACGCAGACCGCGATCTCTCTGGCGCAGAAGTTTCTGGACGAAGGGGCGGTCATGCTGGGCACGATCCCGTTTTCCGACACGATGATACCTGTCGCCCAGATCGCGCAGGGCTATGGCGTGTCGATCTTTCAGCCACAATCGACTCAGGTCGAGATGCACGCAGGCATCGTCGATAACTTCTTTACCGGTGTTTCACCTGATCCTTTCACCGCGACAGCAGCCGCCAACTATGCGCTGGAAAAAGGCGTCAAGAACGTCGTCCTGCTGGCATCTGACGAAGGGGGCAGCTGGTCTGCCAAAACGCCGCTTTGGTTCGGCGAGGTCATCGAAGCAGGTGGCGGCAAGGTCCTGAGCACGCTGAATTTCAGCTTTGGCACATCTGACTGGTCCCCCCAGATCGCGGAAATGCGCGCACTGGGGGAAGAGGTGGACGCGGTCTATATCTCTTCGATCATGCCGGATGTCGGCGTCTTGGTGCGCCAGTTGCGCAGTGCTGGCATAGATGCCTGGGTCGTGGGCTCAGATGGTTTTGATGACCCGTCGCTGGACGCCATCGGCACGGATGATCCGTCGATCCTTGACAAGGTCTTCTTTGCCACGCTCGCGCCAAGCCAGGCGGACAGCGCGGTCGTCCAGTTCATGGCTGATTGCAAAGAGATGGGCATCGATGTGCCGGGTCTTTTCCCGGCGACGGGCGCGGATACGGTCAAGGCGCTGGCCTGGGCGGTGGAGCAATCGGGCAGCGTGGATCCTGAGACCATCGCCCAAACGATCCGCGACGCGGACAGTATTCCGGTGCTGACCGTGGATAGCATTTCGTTCAAGGAGACCAGGACATACGCGCAGCGCACCATTCCCGTCATCGGGTTTAAAGATGGCAAGCGCGTGCTGATTTCGAACGAAATCCCTGAAAACGTGCCGGCCGACTGGTAAAGGCAAAGGGGGGCAGGGCTTTATCACCATGCCCCCGTGACCTGATGTTGGATATTCAGAACCTCCGCGTTTCGCATGGCCCCATCGAGGCGGTGCATGGCATTTCCCTGCAGGTTGGTGCGGGGAAATGCGTGGTGCTGCTTGGGCCCAATGGCGCGGGGAAAACTTCGACAATCTCGGCCATATGCGGCGTGGCTCAGGCCAGCGGGAGCATCATGCTGGAGGGTGCGGACCTCAGCGGTGTCAGCGTCGAAGACCGCATCCAGCGTGGCATCGCGGTATCGCCCGAAGGCCGCCGGATTTTCAGCAACCTGAGCGTGGAGGCGAACCTGCGCCTTGGTGGCGGTATCCGGACGGACAGGGCGGAGGTGCAGCGGGACATCGAGCGCTGGTTTGACACCTTTCCCATCTTGGGCGAACGCCGCAATCAACCGGGTGGCACGCTGTCGGGGGGCGAGCAACAGATGCTCGCCATCGCGCGCGCCCTGATGTCCAAGCCCAAGATCCTGCTGCTGGATGAACCCAGCCTCGGGCTCGCGCCCCGTATTGTTGCACAGGTGTTTGATCTCATCGCGCAACTGCGGGCCGACGGTATGACCATCCTTCTGGTTGAACAAAACGCGCGGCAGGCGCTGAAGATTTCTGACTATGCCTACCTGCTGAACAATGGCCGCATTCAGGCCGAAGGCACCGCCGAGGTGCTGGGGGGAAGCAAAGACATGATGGCGAAACTGACGGGGCTGGTCTGAGATGGAATATGCAGCACAACAGATCATCAACGCGCTGTCATTCGGGGCTGAATACGCGCTTCTGGCACTGGGTCTGGCGATTGTCTTTTCCGTTATGGGTCTGGTGAATTTCGCCCACGGAGAGGTCATTGCCGTTGGCGGCTACACGATGGTGGCTTTTGCGGCACTGGTGACGGCCAACCCGCTGATTATCGTTGTGGGCGCGGTGGCTGCTGCGGCGCTGACCTCGGTCGCGCTGGAACGGGTCGCCTTCCGGCCTGTCAGATACGCAGACCCCACCACGGGGCTTTTGACGGCCTTTGGTGTTTCGATCGTGCTGCAAAACCTGTTTTTGCTCTTTATCTCTCCGCGCCCGATTGCGGTTACATCACTTTATTTTCTGGATGTGCCCGTGACCCTCTTCGGGGTGCAGATATCCTCGTTGCAGATATTCGAATCCATCACGACGGTCGTGGTCATCGTCGGCCTTGTGCTGTTCCTGCAACGCACCACGCTTGGTCTGGCCATGCGGGCGGCTTCGCTTGATTTCGAGATGGTGCGCCTGACCGGGATCCGCGCGAACCGCGTCTTTGCGCTGGCTTTCC
Encoded here:
- a CDS encoding nucleotide sugar dehydrogenase — protein: MSERVNSTPLETILSRITQKKAVIGIIGMGYVGIPLAVAVGRAGYPVIGFDVLDARIEQLNTCQSPIGQIPNSALEEISKTGFVATGDFARVCECDALMICVPTPLDKMREPDLSFIISTMETIAPHLRAGQILALESTTWPGTTYEVLKPYIARTGLTVGTDFFLVYSPEREDPGNADFNTQSIPKVLGGDTQACRDVGVALYSAFIDQVVPVSSTKAAEMTKLLENIQRAVNIGLMNEMKVVADAMDLDIHEVIDAAATKPFGFVPYYPGPGIGGHCIPIDPFYLTWKAREFGLHTRFIELAGEINASMPSYVVNKLIRALSERGKALKGAKVMVLGIAYKRDIEDVRESPSVLIMELLRDWHVDLSYSDPHVPVFPVMREHQFDLSSTPLTPETLAEQDAVLLLTDHTGFDYDMIAEHAPLLIDTRGVYRRRGQNVPTA
- a CDS encoding acetamidase/formamidase family protein; this encodes MSCNHTIHKHHHHLGWDNAIDPVLSVAPGETIAVETIDASGGQLHAQATLDDLKALDFDKVNPVTGPIYVEGAEPGDTVAITFQAFHASGWGWTANIPGFGLLADDFPDPALHVWSYDTGLARPAVFAPFGQVALKPFVGTIGLALAEAGQHSVVPPRRVGGNLDIRDNCLGTTLYLPVEVAGGLLSLGDTHAAQGDGEICGTAIESPMDVEIKVDLIKGTQSPFPRLETSGPVTNHIDQQGYRITTGIGPDLMQSSRDAVRQMIDWICATCGIAPVEAYMLCSVAGDLRISEIVDMPNWVVSFYFPKSALG
- a CDS encoding flavin monoamine oxidase family protein, which encodes MKPVTVFGPDFPFAYDDWIAHPDGLATLPAAAHGAHVAIIGAGAAGVIAGYELMKLGLCPILFEPGQFGGRLRSQPFEGAEGVIAELGGMRFPVSSTGFYHYVDLLGIQSKPFPNPLTPAAGSTVIDLLGKTYYAQTLQDLPPLFHEVAQAYDAALEQEANFSALKQAIRDRDIPRIKEIWNPIVTAWDERTFYDFVASSEAFKKLTFHHREVFGQVGFGTGGWDSDFPNSMLEILRVNVTECDDHQRYMVGGVEQVPRKLWQHKPDRLVHWPAGTSLRSLNDGATRSGAKRIRRLDAGQIEVTDAWGRAEGFDAVLVTCQTHLLSTQIDTEESLFSQDLWMALDRTRYMQSAKTFVMVDRPFWKDKHPVTGRDTMSMTLTDRMTRGTYLFDNGPDKPSVICLSYAWMTDALKVLPLPVEQRVELALAALAKIYPDVDIRSHILGDPITVSWEADQNFLGAFKGALPGHYRYNHRMFGHFVQSDMPARERGIFLAGDGVSWTPAWVEGAVQTSLNAVAGIIAHFGGTPSPANPSPLEAYEKHGPVRLSA
- a CDS encoding carbon-nitrogen hydrolase family protein, which encodes MKLALWQTHPRTGIAAALTALREAATSAATQGADVLITPEMFVGGYNIGPERIATHADHAAEVLDSLTSIAKTQDIALVVGLTLPAPPLPHNACVVIDNTGTQVARYHKTHLFGDVDRAQFSAGAALSEVFDLAGWKVGLAICYDVEFPELIRSLALRGAEVILTPTANMEPFDSINTRLVPARAEENGVYVAYCNYIGAEAQFTYNGLSCLSGPDGQDHVRAEKAEAMLFATLDRADLARARQSQTHLQDRRPDLYGDIT
- a CDS encoding glutamine synthetase family protein gives rise to the protein MTPMPLIFAATCDIAGKVRGKAFPADQLEKRLKRGVGWVPTNVQITCFDSIADSPFGSLGDLLLVPDPACDVKVAFGECPAEHFMLGDIVTLDGAPWDFCTRHILRDALDRLHRLSGARLFSAFEHEFQLKGTGQPNQGFGRGAFERQRALLETLMGALKQAGLSPDSVMKEYGPNQFEVVVAPEIGIKSADQAVILRELTRSAATHLGEAATFAPILDVASVGNGVHIHMSFRDDEGAPLTHDENGPCGMSKLTDAFAAGVLRYMGNILALTAPSVVSYERLTPHRWSAAYNNLGFRDREASLRVCPVTTRDPASVARQFNIEYRAADAAACPHLALAAVVHAGCQGIEDGLSAPAATQEDLSLLSPAELGARGFTRLPKTLEAALDAFATSDTVRGWFPTQFAQVYLAHKRAEIAHLADMDTDAKCAAYADTY
- a CDS encoding MurR/RpiR family transcriptional regulator produces the protein MPHMQIRYKIEQASDTFTKGERKLAAAILSDYPYAGLSSIQDLAKRSEVSAPSISRFMTKIGLSGYQEFHRALIAELKDGDRSPVEMHVGDRHIEGDYLSDFLAKASAQMAIAGDAITEEQFNRVCALLANPKHSIYVIGGRISDTIAAHLSFHLRQARRGVYHLPSDPETWPEYLLRMKGGDIFFVVDFRRYQKALASLAGLARNERGARVVVMTDKWISPVARHASDVLPVPIESGTLWDTYSSALAITEAIVTRIAEDNWAHTKDRIESWDKLRVTKKDSIE
- a CDS encoding N-formylglutamate amidohydrolase, which produces MTQSNAIDASHARNARQGTGPLLGAQDPAPIEVCHAESAAPLLLLCEHAGQVVPQALGGLGLPEGAIDGHIGWDIGAEKLARALAERLQCPLILQRYSRLVIDCNRPPGSEGSIPTLSDDVPVPGNMGLTAHDRHLRQQEIFDPMNDAITAAFETHPRHTVFSIHSYTRHFQGEDRQWDAGFLTRQDVKTAQGLMSSISNAAPELTLALNQPYQIDDASDWFIPQHAEARRLQHALIEVRNDHLRDADGVARWAGLLAPAIRSILEDTP
- a CDS encoding isochorismatase family cysteine hydrolase — protein: MTLTRNVPLVPEQSALLFIDVQNFAAHREGGEFKDLDAAEFTSKYGWFFDELDARVIPNMQAIQTASRAAGIEVMYTTIESLTLDGRDRSLDYKITGFNVPKGSWDGKVIDQIAPRGDEIVLPKSSSSVFVSTHIDYVLRNLGVKQLVLCGLITDQCVESAIRDACDLGYLVTQVVDACLTYTPERHENSLSTIKGYCRQVTTADLLAELGGL
- a CDS encoding ABC transporter ATP-binding protein, producing the protein MLELNGIDKSFGGVHAVRNVSLTLAAGEVRGLIGPNGAGKSTLVNLISGLLVPTAGTITLEGQPITRQSAHERARKGIARTFQNLRVFPSLTVEQNIDVARYAGRGAPLPEAAIDEFGLRRKLTQRANALSYGDQRRLEIVRGLALRPKVLMLDEPAAGMNEEETEALGRALTWVQREAECALFVIDHDLKFIMNLCERITVLDMGAIIAEGTPEEVTKNPKVVTAYLGEDAGTDA
- a CDS encoding ABC transporter substrate-binding protein, with amino-acid sequence MKKSIITALACTALVTPAFAQDTIKIGLGVPMTGDYAPYSEWQGARCMAEMINADGGVDGKMIEILVQDSGADTQTAISLAQKFLDEGAVMLGTIPFSDTMIPVAQIAQGYGVSIFQPQSTQVEMHAGIVDNFFTGVSPDPFTATAAANYALEKGVKNVVLLASDEGGSWSAKTPLWFGEVIEAGGGKVLSTLNFSFGTSDWSPQIAEMRALGEEVDAVYISSIMPDVGVLVRQLRSAGIDAWVVGSDGFDDPSLDAIGTDDPSILDKVFFATLAPSQADSAVVQFMADCKEMGIDVPGLFPATGADTVKALAWAVEQSGSVDPETIAQTIRDADSIPVLTVDSISFKETRTYAQRTIPVIGFKDGKRVLISNEIPENVPADW
- a CDS encoding ABC transporter ATP-binding protein, translating into MLDIQNLRVSHGPIEAVHGISLQVGAGKCVVLLGPNGAGKTSTISAICGVAQASGSIMLEGADLSGVSVEDRIQRGIAVSPEGRRIFSNLSVEANLRLGGGIRTDRAEVQRDIERWFDTFPILGERRNQPGGTLSGGEQQMLAIARALMSKPKILLLDEPSLGLAPRIVAQVFDLIAQLRADGMTILLVEQNARQALKISDYAYLLNNGRIQAEGTAEVLGGSKDMMAKLTGLV